In Bradyrhizobium lablabi, one DNA window encodes the following:
- a CDS encoding ABC transporter ATP-binding protein gives MSATPLPRPPDVQRIDVRRLSKSFQLAGTAIEAVNDVSFSVRRGEFVALLGPSGSGKSTILNMIATLIKPTGGQILIDGRPVVAGRATPDVGYVFQRDTLFPWRTVADNIGYGLQLARVPDAERKQRIAACMVQAGLQGFEQAYPSALSGGMRQRAALMRTLVVEPQILLMDEPFGALDTHTKIDMHDVLLRIWEREQQTVLFVTHDLGEALTLADRIILFSARPGRIKDMFEVDFARPRDAVKVRETPRYAELFQHIWHSLGEEFVKGRSP, from the coding sequence ATGTCCGCGACGCCGTTGCCGCGACCACCCGATGTGCAGCGGATCGATGTAAGGCGACTGAGCAAATCGTTCCAGCTCGCGGGCACGGCCATCGAGGCGGTGAACGACGTCTCCTTCAGCGTCAGGCGCGGCGAATTCGTCGCTTTGTTGGGTCCCTCGGGCTCCGGCAAAAGCACGATCCTTAACATGATTGCGACATTGATTAAGCCTACAGGCGGCCAAATACTGATCGACGGTCGGCCGGTGGTCGCCGGTAGGGCAACGCCTGACGTCGGCTACGTCTTCCAGCGCGACACTCTTTTTCCGTGGCGTACGGTGGCCGACAACATCGGATACGGCCTGCAACTGGCCCGTGTTCCCGATGCGGAACGCAAGCAGCGCATTGCGGCGTGCATGGTGCAGGCGGGTCTTCAGGGATTCGAACAGGCTTACCCATCGGCGCTGTCGGGCGGAATGCGTCAGCGCGCGGCGCTAATGCGGACGCTCGTCGTCGAACCGCAGATCTTGCTGATGGACGAGCCGTTCGGCGCGCTCGATACCCACACCAAGATCGATATGCATGACGTCCTGCTGCGGATTTGGGAACGCGAGCAACAAACGGTTTTGTTCGTCACACATGACCTCGGCGAGGCCCTGACGCTGGCCGACCGGATCATTCTTTTTTCCGCGCGCCCCGGCCGGATCAAGGATATGTTCGAGGTTGACTTTGCGCGGCCGCGCGATGCGGTGAAGGTGCGCGAGACGCCGCGCTATGCTGAGCTGTTCCAGCATATCTGGCACTCGCTCGGTGAAGAATTCGTCAAGGGCCGCAGCCCATGA
- a CDS encoding ABC transporter permease, whose protein sequence is MRTRRPVSTLVWQALICVAVLSIWQWGYDLHASIPWLVPDLLDPYFVSKPSEIFEHFLILSCLKTKLGVFNGWFNGDFAKCMARNENNLWIATAVTLKNTFFGFATGVSSGFVAGLFLGRSNRLSSIFQPFITAVNSIPRIALAPIIVLAFGIGDMSKVVTSWIVVVFLVFFNTFEGARSIDEGFINVARLLGASEWQITRTVVIPSTMAWVFASLSPAISFALIGVIVGEFIGAERGIGRLIIESEARAEASGMMVAVIVLMLVGVALSAVIWRLQAYLLRWQQHNMVE, encoded by the coding sequence ATGAGGACGCGTCGGCCGGTTAGCACATTGGTTTGGCAGGCGTTGATCTGTGTCGCTGTGCTTTCGATCTGGCAATGGGGATATGATCTGCACGCCAGCATTCCGTGGCTGGTGCCCGACTTGCTCGATCCCTATTTCGTTTCAAAACCCTCCGAGATATTCGAGCATTTCCTGATCCTGAGCTGCCTCAAGACCAAGTTGGGCGTGTTCAACGGCTGGTTCAACGGCGACTTTGCCAAGTGCATGGCGCGCAACGAGAACAATTTGTGGATTGCGACCGCCGTCACGCTGAAAAACACCTTCTTCGGTTTCGCGACCGGTGTCTCGAGCGGCTTCGTTGCCGGTTTGTTCCTGGGCCGTTCCAACCGCCTCAGCTCGATTTTTCAACCCTTCATCACCGCGGTGAATTCCATTCCCCGTATAGCGCTGGCACCGATCATCGTGCTGGCGTTCGGGATCGGGGACATGTCGAAGGTCGTCACATCGTGGATCGTGGTCGTGTTCCTGGTATTCTTCAACACGTTCGAGGGGGCGCGCTCGATCGACGAAGGTTTTATCAATGTCGCGCGGCTGCTGGGCGCCAGCGAATGGCAGATCACGCGCACGGTCGTGATCCCCTCGACCATGGCCTGGGTCTTCGCCTCGCTCTCGCCGGCGATCTCCTTTGCACTGATCGGCGTCATCGTCGGCGAATTCATCGGCGCGGAGCGGGGCATCGGCCGTCTGATCATCGAATCGGAGGCACGGGCAGAAGCATCGGGAATGATGGTCGCGGTGATCGTGTTGATGCTGGTGGGGGTCGCGCTCTCGGCCGTGATCTGGCGTTTGCAGGCCTATCTACTGCGCTGGCAGCAGCATAATATGGTGGAGTAA
- a CDS encoding enoyl-CoA hydratase/isomerase family protein: MPAVSPDVRDEVNGMILVEEQSDVVVISLARPPVNALDLPMIEQLESTFERLAKAVPPTGVVLTGAGSAFSGGVDTKAFVSYGREERHRMVLAITRMTAAILSLSCPLVAAVNGHALGGGFVLMLCCDYRLVADDGALRLGLTEARAGVPFPAGPVAIMKHEISMGLLRQMTLSSRVVSPQDLAQHGLVDALASKEHIVEKAVAAARELASQPAFAVVKKQVRGSLAAEVQALAVAATDPFLGSFG; this comes from the coding sequence ATGCCCGCGGTTTCGCCAGACGTCAGAGACGAGGTCAACGGCATGATTCTAGTTGAGGAGCAGTCTGATGTGGTTGTTATCAGCCTGGCGCGCCCGCCGGTAAATGCCCTCGACCTCCCCATGATTGAGCAACTGGAATCGACGTTCGAGCGTCTGGCCAAGGCTGTACCGCCAACCGGGGTCGTTCTAACCGGTGCCGGTAGCGCCTTTAGTGGCGGCGTCGACACCAAGGCCTTCGTCTCATATGGCCGAGAGGAGCGTCATCGCATGGTCCTTGCGATCACCCGCATGACGGCGGCGATCCTCTCTTTGTCTTGTCCGCTGGTTGCCGCGGTTAACGGCCATGCGCTGGGAGGCGGCTTTGTCTTGATGTTGTGTTGTGATTATCGACTGGTTGCGGACGATGGTGCGCTGCGCCTTGGACTGACCGAAGCGCGCGCGGGAGTGCCGTTTCCGGCTGGACCGGTGGCAATCATGAAACATGAAATTTCGATGGGCTTGCTGAGGCAGATGACGCTGTCGAGCCGCGTCGTGAGCCCGCAAGATCTGGCCCAGCATGGGTTGGTCGACGCGTTGGCGAGCAAGGAACACATCGTCGAGAAGGCGGTCGCCGCCGCGCGGGAGCTTGCCTCCCAGCCCGCGTTTGCGGTGGTGAAGAAGCAGGTGCGTGGAAGTCTTGCCGCCGAGGTGCAGGCCCTTGCCGTCGCAGCAACCGATCCTTTCCTGGGTTCCTTCGGGTAA
- the maiA gene encoding maleylacetoacetate isomerase, with protein sequence MGIKIYGFWRSIASFRVRVALRLKGLPFEETPVDILSGEQFEPGYEAVNAERVVPTFIHDGHSIFQSMAIMEYLDDIQPEPRLLPEDVKERAYARSLALMTIADAHPLVTPRIRNHLAKTFGADVKAIEEWGKHWTTEGLATYERLLARRLPAPFALGEEPGLADICIAGQVVTAQYLKLELNTFPTVARLAGRCFEIPAFATSHPFEQPGFKTASAH encoded by the coding sequence ATGGGCATAAAAATCTATGGATTTTGGCGGTCGATTGCATCGTTTCGTGTGCGGGTTGCGCTGCGGCTCAAAGGCTTGCCATTTGAGGAAACTCCGGTCGACATCCTCTCCGGCGAACAATTCGAGCCGGGCTATGAAGCCGTCAACGCCGAACGCGTGGTGCCGACATTCATTCACGATGGCCATTCCATATTCCAGTCGATGGCGATCATGGAATATCTTGACGATATCCAGCCCGAGCCGCGGCTGTTACCTGAGGACGTCAAAGAGCGGGCCTATGCGCGCTCGCTTGCGCTGATGACGATCGCCGATGCTCATCCTCTGGTCACGCCTCGCATCCGCAACCATCTCGCCAAGACCTTCGGCGCCGATGTCAAGGCCATCGAGGAATGGGGCAAGCATTGGACCACTGAGGGCCTCGCGACTTATGAGCGGCTGCTCGCACGCCGACTGCCCGCTCCATTTGCCTTGGGCGAGGAGCCCGGTCTCGCGGATATCTGCATCGCCGGCCAGGTCGTGACCGCGCAATATCTCAAACTTGAACTGAACACGTTTCCGACGGTTGCCCGTCTTGCCGGGCGCTGTTTTGAGATCCCGGCTTTTGCCACGTCTCATCCGTTCGAACAGCCGGGCTTCAAGACGGCGAGCGCGCACTGA
- a CDS encoding amidohydrolase family protein, whose translation MIDRKNRYGRTAARIHDADGLARRPSSATIDIHAHIVVPQAAKLAQPHIDISRIPLAHFADAATREINAQQEKDVSEVMTTIDRRLFDLDKMGIDIQVVAPAPGQCYYSIDPKIAESAHRLANDGVVEYCSRKPDRFVGLGVVTLQEPEIAVRELDYIMKDLKLKGVEILTNVNGQELSDPKFRPFFARAEQLGAFIMMHPNGFTHGERLTHFYFNNVLGNPLDTTLALHNLIFSGTLARFPDLKLMAVHGGGYLPGYSGRIDHAWGARQDCHGELPLPPTTYLRQVYLDTVVFSYHQLAYLIDVFGPDRIVMGTDYPFDMAEYNPIGHVAGVQGMDEATLAQIAGGNAARALGLDV comes from the coding sequence ATGATCGATCGCAAGAATCGCTACGGCCGCACCGCCGCACGTATCCACGACGCCGACGGCCTCGCCCGGCGACCGTCTTCCGCCACGATCGACATTCACGCTCATATCGTGGTTCCCCAGGCCGCCAAGCTGGCGCAACCCCATATCGATATCAGCCGGATCCCTCTGGCGCATTTTGCGGACGCCGCAACGAGGGAAATCAATGCGCAGCAGGAGAAGGATGTCAGCGAGGTGATGACCACCATCGACCGCCGGCTGTTTGATCTCGACAAGATGGGCATCGACATCCAGGTCGTCGCGCCGGCGCCGGGTCAGTGTTACTATTCCATCGATCCGAAAATAGCGGAATCCGCCCATCGCCTCGCCAACGATGGCGTGGTGGAATATTGCTCGCGCAAACCCGATCGCTTCGTCGGACTTGGCGTCGTCACCTTGCAGGAACCGGAGATTGCCGTCCGCGAACTCGACTACATCATGAAGGACCTGAAATTGAAGGGCGTCGAGATCCTGACCAATGTCAACGGCCAGGAATTGTCCGATCCGAAATTCCGCCCGTTCTTTGCGAGGGCCGAACAGCTCGGAGCGTTCATCATGATGCATCCGAACGGGTTCACCCATGGTGAACGCCTGACCCATTTCTACTTCAACAATGTGCTCGGCAATCCCCTCGACACCACGCTTGCGCTTCACAACCTGATCTTTTCGGGGACGCTGGCGCGCTTTCCCGACCTGAAGCTGATGGCCGTGCACGGCGGGGGCTATCTGCCCGGCTATTCAGGGCGGATCGATCACGCCTGGGGCGCGCGGCAGGATTGCCACGGCGAGTTGCCGCTGCCGCCGACGACCTATCTGCGGCAGGTCTATCTCGACACGGTGGTGTTCAGTTATCACCAGCTCGCCTATCTGATTGACGTCTTCGGCCCCGATCGTATCGTAATGGGCACCGATTACCCGTTCGACATGGCCGAATATAATCCAATCGGACATGTCGCGGGGGTGCAGGGCATGGACGAGGCGACGCTCGCCCAGATTGCCGGCGGAAATGCTGCGAGGGCGCTCGGCCTTGATGTCTAG
- a CDS encoding NAD(P)-dependent oxidoreductase, with product MKIGICGTGRMGSAIAQRLMSVGHEVGVWNRNLAKTKPLTDTGAVLFASPAELVEGCEVTIVMLLNDAATEAIYRGPNGILKSKLASKLVIDMSTISPDTMKSNGASVLRQGAAFVEAPVGGSTGPAKEGKLLGLVGGAKADVGRAMPILEQLCRRTEHVGELGAGSMMKLAVNLPLLVYWQALGEALAICKPLNLPAGRLIDILSDTSGAPTAMKGRGPAIAKVLGGAPLGETAFGLNAAKKDLATAVQFGASIHAELPVTASALACYEDAEAAGLADADATAVSTRWLQRKSKS from the coding sequence ATGAAAATCGGCATATGCGGAACGGGACGAATGGGATCGGCGATCGCGCAGCGATTGATGTCGGTCGGGCACGAAGTCGGCGTCTGGAATCGCAATTTGGCAAAGACAAAACCTCTGACCGATACCGGTGCCGTGCTGTTCGCTTCCCCTGCGGAGCTCGTGGAGGGCTGCGAAGTGACCATCGTGATGTTGTTGAATGACGCCGCAACCGAAGCCATTTATCGCGGGCCAAACGGCATCCTGAAATCCAAGCTTGCCAGCAAGCTCGTGATCGATATGAGCACGATAAGCCCGGACACGATGAAATCGAACGGCGCCTCGGTGTTGCGGCAGGGCGCCGCCTTTGTCGAAGCTCCGGTAGGCGGAAGTACCGGTCCGGCAAAAGAGGGAAAATTGCTCGGCCTTGTCGGCGGCGCCAAGGCGGATGTCGGCAGAGCGATGCCGATCCTTGAACAATTGTGCCGACGCACCGAGCATGTCGGCGAGCTCGGCGCGGGTTCGATGATGAAACTTGCGGTCAATCTGCCGCTCTTGGTGTACTGGCAGGCGCTGGGCGAAGCCTTGGCGATCTGCAAGCCGCTCAATCTTCCAGCCGGACGGCTGATCGACATTCTGTCCGACACCTCGGGTGCGCCGACCGCCATGAAAGGCCGCGGCCCGGCGATCGCCAAGGTGTTGGGCGGAGCGCCGCTGGGCGAAACCGCGTTCGGTCTCAACGCGGCGAAAAAGGATCTGGCCACCGCGGTTCAATTCGGCGCGTCCATTCATGCCGAACTTCCGGTCACCGCGAGCGCGCTCGCCTGCTATGAGGACGCCGAAGCCGCCGGCCTCGCCGACGCCGACGCAACCGCGGTTTCGACCCGATGGCTCCAACGCAAAAGCAAATCGTGA
- a CDS encoding ABC transporter ATP-binding protein, whose protein sequence is MAPDALSLANVHAFYGDSHILHGVSFSLQAGAVLALLGRNGAGKTTCISTIIGFLKPQDGEIRLFGEQIAGLTPERISHLGIGLVPQGRRIFPSLTVRENLMVARQRENTTGKPWNIERIFDMFPRLRERQAQIAGTLSGGELQMLAIGRALMGNPRVLLLDEPSEGLAPLIVTEVGRTIRRLKQEGQSIVLVEQNLQLALDVADHAVILNTGRTVFAGSAGDILNNEELIAQNLGVFHAH, encoded by the coding sequence TTGGCGCCTGATGCACTTAGCCTGGCAAACGTGCATGCATTTTATGGCGATAGTCATATTTTGCATGGCGTGAGCTTTTCGTTGCAGGCGGGCGCCGTGCTGGCGCTACTGGGACGCAATGGCGCGGGAAAGACCACCTGCATCTCGACCATCATCGGTTTCCTGAAACCGCAGGACGGCGAAATCCGGCTATTTGGAGAACAAATCGCGGGCCTGACCCCCGAACGCATCTCGCACCTCGGCATCGGCCTGGTACCGCAAGGACGACGCATCTTTCCGTCCCTCACGGTTAGGGAAAATTTGATGGTCGCGCGACAACGCGAGAACACGACCGGCAAGCCATGGAACATCGAACGAATCTTCGACATGTTTCCGCGACTGCGCGAGCGCCAAGCGCAGATTGCCGGTACGCTGTCTGGCGGCGAGCTGCAGATGCTCGCGATCGGGCGTGCGCTGATGGGCAATCCGCGGGTCCTTCTGCTCGACGAGCCGTCGGAAGGTTTGGCGCCCCTGATCGTGACGGAGGTAGGCCGCACCATCCGCCGCCTGAAGCAGGAAGGTCAATCCATCGTTCTGGTCGAACAGAATCTCCAGCTGGCCCTCGATGTTGCCGATCACGCCGTGATCCTCAACACCGGACGCACTGTGTTCGCCGGTAGCGCCGGCGACATTCTGAACAACGAAGAATTGATCGCCCAGAATCTCGGCGTCTTTCATGCTCACTAG
- a CDS encoding ABC transporter ATP-binding protein translates to MTPQTSEHALEVIDLKKAFGGLVVTQSVSLAIRHGERRLIIGPNGAGKTTLFNQISGDMRPNSGQIKLFGTDVTQLAPYKRAHFGLSRTYQIITLFSGDTLEHNVTLGLLGLRPSRWQMWRPMSFYGDLATEARRTLDAVGLLHLAEHPVSDIAYGEKRRVELAMALAQKPRLLLLDEPLAGLSNTERAQVKALIASIPRETTVIMIEHDMDTALDLAETVTLLNYGRVIVDGDRDTVIADERTREVYLGA, encoded by the coding sequence ATGACCCCGCAGACGTCCGAGCATGCGCTTGAGGTCATCGACTTGAAAAAGGCGTTCGGTGGCCTGGTGGTAACGCAGAGCGTATCGCTGGCGATACGACACGGTGAACGTCGCCTTATTATTGGTCCGAATGGCGCCGGCAAGACCACACTGTTCAATCAGATCAGCGGCGACATGCGGCCGAATTCGGGGCAGATCAAGCTGTTCGGCACCGACGTGACGCAATTGGCACCCTACAAACGCGCGCATTTCGGACTGTCGCGAACCTACCAGATCATTACGCTGTTTTCAGGCGATACGCTCGAGCACAACGTCACCCTTGGCCTGCTCGGTCTGCGGCCATCGCGCTGGCAGATGTGGCGGCCAATGTCATTCTATGGCGATCTCGCCACCGAGGCCCGCCGTACCCTCGATGCGGTCGGGCTTTTGCATCTGGCTGAACATCCGGTATCCGACATCGCCTATGGTGAGAAACGCCGGGTTGAACTCGCAATGGCCCTTGCGCAAAAGCCGCGCCTGCTGTTGCTGGACGAACCTTTGGCCGGCCTGTCAAACACGGAGCGGGCCCAGGTGAAGGCGCTGATCGCGTCAATCCCGCGGGAAACCACCGTGATCATGATCGAACATGACATGGATACCGCGCTCGACCTTGCCGAAACCGTAACGCTGCTCAATTATGGTCGCGTGATTGTGGATGGCGATCGGGATACTGTGATCGCGGACGAACGAACGCGTGAGGTGTATCTTGGCGCCTGA
- a CDS encoding branched-chain amino acid ABC transporter permease — protein MKWIGVLLIAGSFLLPPFFAGDFYINLASQILIASIFALSLNLLVGFGGMTSLGHASYLGVAAYISALLTSRYGFSHGAAAIISITGTTAMAACFGVIALRATGLGFLMITLALSQVLWGLAYRMSNVTNGDNGIAGLTRPMPFGISIDSAVSFYWFALVVATFAFLMMTIFVSSAFGSSLKGVRDQSRRMAALGFNPWMIRWITFTYAGFWGGVSGLLYVYYHKYIHPTSISTTSSAEALLGVIAGGSGTLGGPVVGAALVLLLKNYASAYIERWNMLLGLVFVFIVLVMPTGIVPGITKLSSALRRGSR, from the coding sequence ATGAAGTGGATCGGCGTGCTCCTGATTGCCGGATCGTTTCTTCTCCCGCCCTTCTTTGCGGGCGATTTTTACATCAACCTCGCCAGCCAAATCTTGATCGCCTCGATTTTCGCCCTCAGCCTCAACCTGCTGGTCGGTTTCGGCGGAATGACGTCGCTCGGACACGCCTCCTATCTCGGGGTTGCAGCCTATATTTCAGCGCTGCTGACAAGCCGATACGGTTTCAGTCATGGCGCGGCTGCGATCATCTCGATCACCGGCACTACCGCGATGGCGGCCTGCTTCGGCGTCATCGCACTCCGCGCCACGGGCCTGGGCTTTCTCATGATCACGCTGGCTCTGTCGCAGGTGTTGTGGGGGCTCGCCTATCGCATGTCCAATGTGACCAATGGCGACAATGGGATAGCCGGCCTGACCCGGCCAATGCCGTTCGGCATTTCGATCGACAGCGCCGTATCGTTCTATTGGTTCGCGCTGGTTGTGGCGACGTTTGCCTTCCTGATGATGACGATCTTCGTATCCTCGGCATTCGGATCGTCATTGAAAGGCGTCCGCGACCAGTCGCGCCGGATGGCCGCGCTGGGCTTCAATCCCTGGATGATCCGATGGATCACTTTCACCTATGCCGGCTTCTGGGGTGGCGTCTCCGGATTGCTCTACGTCTATTATCATAAATACATCCACCCGACGTCGATCTCCACCACGAGCTCGGCTGAAGCCTTGCTCGGCGTCATTGCCGGCGGCTCGGGAACGCTTGGCGGTCCGGTCGTCGGTGCCGCACTGGTTCTGTTATTGAAGAATTATGCATCGGCCTATATCGAACGATGGAATATGCTGCTCGGCCTGGTGTTCGTGTTCATCGTTCTGGTTATGCCGACCGGAATCGTTCCGGGCATAACCAAGTTGTCGAGCGCATTGCGCAGGGGATCGCGATGA
- a CDS encoding branched-chain amino acid ABC transporter permease produces MQFWIIQGLNSLSLGGLLFLLSSGFSLIFGLMRLANLTHGAFFMLGTYFGAIALRSWDGLNIWVTALGAGIAVAAIGGLFERLVLTRLKANPLGQVLVTLGMSFIISDACLMLWGGDSIPVPTPQNLQSPTRVFGLVFPTYRLVLVGIAIGAAIVLYFLLERTRLGAMIRAGVDDRQMARAVGIPVSNLFTIVFCLGAGIAGAGGVLGGPVLSAYPGLDADMLPLALIVVILGGIGSLLGAFIGSFIIGFIYTFGTALFPELAYIILFLPMIFVIAFRPQGLFGRVGA; encoded by the coding sequence ATGCAGTTTTGGATCATCCAGGGTCTCAACAGCCTGTCGCTCGGCGGTCTGTTGTTTCTGCTCTCGTCGGGCTTTTCACTGATCTTCGGCCTGATGAGGCTCGCCAATCTGACGCACGGCGCCTTCTTCATGCTTGGGACCTATTTCGGGGCGATCGCGCTGCGTTCCTGGGACGGCCTCAACATCTGGGTGACCGCGCTCGGCGCCGGAATTGCGGTCGCGGCGATCGGCGGTCTATTCGAGCGGCTGGTGCTGACCCGACTGAAGGCCAATCCGCTCGGTCAGGTGCTGGTTACGCTCGGCATGTCCTTCATCATCTCCGATGCGTGCCTGATGTTGTGGGGCGGCGACTCGATTCCTGTCCCGACACCGCAAAACCTGCAGTCGCCGACGCGGGTGTTCGGTCTGGTTTTTCCGACCTATCGGCTGGTTCTGGTGGGAATAGCCATCGGTGCTGCGATCGTGCTGTATTTCCTGCTGGAGCGGACACGGCTTGGCGCCATGATCCGCGCCGGCGTCGACGACCGGCAGATGGCGCGCGCGGTAGGCATCCCCGTCTCGAATTTGTTTACGATCGTGTTTTGCCTGGGCGCGGGAATAGCCGGCGCCGGCGGCGTGCTGGGGGGACCCGTTCTCTCCGCCTATCCCGGGCTTGATGCCGACATGCTGCCGCTGGCGCTGATCGTGGTCATTCTGGGAGGCATCGGGAGCCTGCTCGGCGCGTTCATCGGCAGCTTCATCATCGGCTTCATCTATACGTTCGGAACTGCGCTGTTTCCGGAGCTGGCCTACATCATCCTTTTCCTGCCGATGATCTTCGTCATCGCATTTCGGCCTCAGGGCTTGTTTGGGCGCGTCGGCGCATGA
- a CDS encoding ABC transporter substrate-binding protein gives MTLSRRQFVGSVAGAGIASMAVPNLVFAQEGGPIRVGLMAAKTGPLASGGIDMELAMTMFLKERDNTLAGRKVELIVADTAGVPATARTKAQELVEKNNVHCVIGPLAAFEALAIADYFTEKEVPTLGVAAAEDMTQRHPSPWFVRLTSTSAQCAYPLADYAAKELKYRKIVTIADDFAYGHEMCAGFQRVFEDNGGKIIQKIFTPLATPDYGSYVAQVKSADAIFLGTAGSNGFRFLRQFIEYGLKDKMAVIGGMTALDESVLRNMGDEALGILTTSWYSAELDNPLNKVFAPAFRKQFKYDPGYYAGGTYVTAEVLEAAIKATKGNVEDKKALMTAIRGSNVETIRGLIKIDEFGNAIGDVYIRKVTRSDGRLVNSVIKTYPDVSQFWTYDETAFLKNPVYSRDYPPAKNLEP, from the coding sequence ATGACGTTATCGCGACGGCAATTTGTCGGCAGCGTTGCCGGCGCAGGTATCGCCAGCATGGCGGTCCCCAATCTCGTCTTTGCGCAGGAAGGCGGGCCGATCCGTGTCGGTTTGATGGCGGCCAAAACCGGACCACTTGCTTCCGGCGGCATCGACATGGAACTTGCCATGACGATGTTTCTAAAGGAACGCGACAATACGCTTGCGGGCCGCAAGGTCGAATTGATTGTTGCAGACACGGCCGGCGTTCCCGCTACAGCACGCACCAAGGCTCAGGAACTGGTCGAGAAGAACAATGTCCACTGCGTCATCGGCCCGCTTGCCGCCTTCGAGGCGCTGGCCATCGCGGACTATTTCACTGAAAAGGAAGTTCCTACCTTGGGCGTCGCGGCGGCGGAGGACATGACCCAGCGGCACCCAAGCCCATGGTTCGTGCGCCTGACGTCGACATCGGCACAATGCGCCTACCCGCTTGCCGATTATGCCGCCAAGGAATTGAAGTACAGGAAGATCGTCACTATTGCCGACGATTTCGCTTATGGACACGAAATGTGCGCCGGCTTTCAGCGCGTCTTCGAGGACAATGGCGGCAAGATCATTCAAAAAATCTTCACGCCGCTGGCGACGCCGGACTACGGCAGCTACGTCGCCCAGGTGAAGAGCGCCGATGCAATCTTCCTCGGGACCGCCGGCTCGAACGGATTCCGGTTTCTTCGACAATTCATCGAATACGGCCTGAAGGACAAGATGGCCGTCATCGGCGGCATGACGGCGCTCGATGAATCCGTGCTTCGCAACATGGGCGACGAGGCGTTGGGGATTTTGACCACGAGCTGGTATTCGGCGGAACTGGACAATCCGCTCAACAAGGTCTTCGCGCCGGCATTTCGCAAACAATTCAAATACGATCCGGGCTATTACGCCGGCGGGACCTACGTCACGGCCGAAGTTCTGGAAGCTGCGATAAAGGCCACGAAGGGAAATGTGGAAGACAAGAAGGCGCTGATGACGGCGATCCGCGGCAGCAATGTGGAAACGATCCGCGGTCTTATTAAAATCGATGAATTCGGAAATGCGATCGGCGATGTCTATATCCGCAAGGTGACAAGAAGCGACGGGCGGCTGGTTAACTCGGTCATCAAGACCTATCCGGACGTCAGCCAGTTCTGGACTTATGACGAGACCGCATTCCTGAAGAATCCGGTCTATTCGCGCGACTATCCGCCGGCGAAAAACCTGGAGCCGTAA
- a CDS encoding NAD(P)-dependent oxidoreductase, with translation MDKIVGIIGLGIMGGAIARNLVERGWRVIGFDIDAARRAELGLANVTIAADIGQVARDAPIIMTSLPTPAAVEDVARAIANTGEPSRIVVELSTLTLADKLNFENILTKAGHIALDCPLSGTGAQAKNRDLVIYASGDSNAIAQCKSLFADFAKQSADLGKYGNGSRMKFVANHLVAIHNVATAEAMILAERAGLDPKMVVEMVGPGAGGSRMFQMRAPMMVDGVYEPATMKVSTWKKDMAIIAEFADDVGCVTPLFTLTQPVYAQAMAMGLGNQDTAAVFEVLKKTIVTGPKSDGRNRK, from the coding sequence ATGGACAAGATCGTTGGAATCATCGGGCTTGGGATCATGGGAGGTGCCATTGCCCGCAATCTCGTCGAGCGCGGATGGCGGGTCATCGGCTTCGACATCGATGCGGCGCGACGGGCCGAGCTTGGGCTTGCCAACGTGACTATCGCCGCCGACATCGGTCAGGTCGCGCGCGACGCGCCGATCATCATGACCAGTCTTCCCACGCCCGCAGCCGTCGAGGACGTCGCGCGGGCGATCGCCAATACCGGTGAGCCTTCGCGGATTGTGGTCGAGCTCTCGACGCTTACTCTTGCCGACAAGCTCAACTTCGAAAACATCCTGACCAAAGCCGGTCATATCGCGCTGGATTGTCCCCTTAGCGGAACCGGCGCGCAGGCCAAGAATCGTGATCTCGTCATCTATGCCAGCGGTGACAGCAATGCCATTGCCCAATGCAAAAGCCTGTTCGCCGACTTCGCCAAGCAGAGCGCCGATCTTGGTAAATACGGCAATGGCAGCCGGATGAAATTCGTCGCCAATCATCTGGTGGCCATACACAACGTCGCGACCGCCGAGGCGATGATCCTGGCGGAGCGCGCCGGGCTCGATCCGAAAATGGTCGTTGAGATGGTCGGCCCGGGCGCCGGCGGCTCCCGGATGTTTCAGATGCGCGCGCCGATGATGGTCGACGGCGTTTATGAGCCTGCAACGATGAAAGTATCGACCTGGAAGAAGGATATGGCGATCATCGCCGAATTTGCCGATGACGTCGGATGTGTGACGCCGCTGTTCACCCTGACCCAGCCCGTCTACGCGCAAGCGATGGCGATGGGACTGGGCAACCAGGACACGGCCGCGGTGTTCGAGGTTTTGAAGAAGACGATTGTGACGGGTCCCAAATCGGACGGTCGCAATCGGAAATAG